From a region of the Xyrauchen texanus isolate HMW12.3.18 chromosome 47, RBS_HiC_50CHRs, whole genome shotgun sequence genome:
- the LOC127638991 gene encoding diacylglycerol kinase iota-like isoform X6 — MMDPLADRRTSQAERCSRGAAGGELADDQPRGCGRDTAIGGSDRLSSLVDMEDSLEEKLKGLAFRKQISYRKAISRSGLQHLGPSQNPFPDLSNGPAKELRTSMDWSENAVNGDHLWLETNCSGDLCYLGEETCVVKSASAPRRKCAACKIVVHTACIEELDKINFRCKPTFREGGSRCFRDNVLRHHWVHRRRQEGKCRHCGKSFPQKFFYSKEIVAISCSWCKQAFHNKVTCFMLHQIEEPCSLGAHAGVIIPPSWIIKVKKPQSSIKNSTRRKKRTSFKRRTSKKGTDESKWRPFMLKPLPSPLMKPVLVFVNPKSGGNQGTKLLQMFMWILNPRQVFDLSQGGPREALELYRKVPNLRILACGGDGTVGWILSALDELQMNPQPPVAVLPLGTGNDLARTLNWGGGYTDEPVSKILCQVEDGTVVQLDRWNLQVEGLSVQPEEGTQKLPLNVFNNYFSLGFDAHVTLEFHESREANPEKFNSRFRNKMFYAGAAFSDFLQRSSRDLSKHVRVLCDGTDLTPKIQELKFQCIVFLNIPRYCAGTMPWGNTGDHRDFEPQRHDDGCIEVIGFTMASLAALQVGGHGERLHQCREVVLTTFKTLPVQVDGEPCRLAPSTLRISLRNQANMVQKSKRRTSVPLLNDIQKVCAADLRRLSAPPDSFSVPHAVPERLRLRVNRICLHEYESMQFDKERLRDISTPVGIVVVRGDCDLETCRLYIDRLQEDLNQAPSTGHRVHYQDETTSLPRPSSAHRLSPSWSFLDSTSADRFYRIDKAQEHLHFVTEICQDEVFILDHEAPPLIQVQVPGMPDVVVEPSSRSESAQMSFIPFLSVSAKTNDVYLFSLLLFPYCSVPLTLEEQALLSAATKGDLPMVSSSCSSGVSLLVRDSVGCTALHLAAQHGHTELVSFILEHGSKLMLDLTERETGDTALHRAASQQHHEVCRHLLEAGASLNKTNFLGKTPKDCALDVGNSELASFLESQLLDQPTAHEDLETAV, encoded by the exons gaAAGCCATCTCACGGTCGGGCCTCCAGCATTTGGGCCCATCCCAGAACCCTTTCCCTGACCTGAGCAATGGACCAGCCAAGGAGCTCCGCACCAGCATGGACTGGAGT GAGAACGCAGTGAATGGAGACCACCTGTGGCTGGAGACAAACTGCTCCGGGGACCTCTGTTACCTGGGCGAGGAGACGTGCGTGGTCAAGAGTGCA TCTGCTCCCCGGAGGAAGTGTGCAGCCTGTAAGATCGTCGTCCATACTGCCTGTATTGAGGAGCTTGACAAG ATCAACTTCCGCTGCAAACCCACCTTTAGAGAAGGCGGCTCACGATGCTTTAGAGAT AATGTATTGCGACATCACTGGGTTCACCGACGGCGGCAGGAGGGGAAGTGTCGTCATTGCGGCAAA AGTTTTCCACAGAAGTTCTTCTACAGTAAGGAAATTGTTGCCATCAGTTGTTCCTGGTGCAAGCAGGCA TTCCACAACAAGGTGACGTGCTTCATGCTGCATCAGATCGAGGAGCCGTGTTCGCTGGGAGCTCACGCCGGGGTCATCATCCCTCCTTCCTGGATCATCAAAGTCAAGAAACCGCAG AGCTCAATTAAAAACTCTACTCGAAGGAAAAAGCGGACGTCGTTCAAAAGAAGAACCAGCAAAAAGGGCACAGAT GAATCAAAATGGCGCCCATTCATGTTGAAGCCACTGCCCTCCCCACTGATGAAACCAGTGCTGGTGTTTGTCAACCCCAAGAGTGGAGGAAACCAG GGGACTAAGCTGCTACAGATGTTCATGTGGATTTTGAACCCTCGGCAGGTGTTTGATCTGTCTCAGGGTGGACCGAGAGAAGC GTTGGAATTATACAGGAAAGTGCCAAATCTTCGCATCCTTGCCTGTGGAGGAGATGGAAcg GTGGGCTGGATTCTTTCAGCTTTAGATGAACTACAAATGAATCCACAACCTCCTGTAGCTGTGCTTCCTCTTGGTACAGGAAATGACTTGGCCAGGACACTCAACTGGGGCGGG GGTTATACAGATGAGCCGGTGTCTAAGATCTTGTGTCAGGTGGAGGACGGTACCGTTGTCCAATTGGACCGATGGAATCTGCAGGTGGAGGGCTTGTCTGTACAGCCGGAGGAGGGAACGCAGAAG CTTCCTCTCAATGTGTTCAATAATTACTTCAGCCTCGGCTTTGATGCTCATGTGACGCTGGAGTTCCACGAGTCGAGAG AAGCCAACCCCGAGAAATTCAACAGTCGCTTCCGTAACAAGATGTTCTATGCAGGG GCTGCTTTCTCTGACTTTCTCCAGCGGAGCTCCAGGGACCTGTCGAAGCATGTCAGAGTGTTG TGCGATGGCACAGATCTCACACCCAAGATTCAAGAGCTGAAGTTCCAGTGCATCGTCTTCTTGAATATTCCCAG GTACTGTGCTGGCACCATGCCTTGGGGCAACACAGGTGACCACAGAGATTTCGAACCTCAGAGACATGACGACGGGTGCATCGAGGTGATCGGGTTCACTATGGCCTCCCTG GCGGCGCTGCAGGTGGGCGGTCACGGTGAACGTCTCCATCAGTGCAGGGAGGTCGTCCTCACCACCTTCAAGACGCTGCCCGTGCAGGTGGATGGCGAGCCGTGTCGCCTTGCGCCCTCCACACTGCGCATATCACTGCGGAACCAGGCCAATATGGTGCAGAAAAGCAAGAGACGCACATCTGTGCCTCTGCTGAACGA CATTCAGAAAGTGTGCGCAGCTGACCTGCGCCGTCTCTCTGCTCCCCCCGATTCCTTCTCTGT CCCACATGCAGTCCCTGAACGTCTGCGACTACGTGTGAACCGCATCTGCCTGCACGAATATGAGAGCATGCAATTCGACAAGGAGCGACTGCGGGACATCT CTACTCCAGTTGGCATCGTGGTGGTAAGAGGAGACTGCGACCTAGAAACATGTCGACTCTACATTGACAGACTGCAGGAG GATTTGAATCAAGCGCCCTCTACTGGCCACAGAGTGCATTACCAG gATGAGACCACAAGCTTGCCACGGCCTAGTTCGGCACACAGACTTTCCCCCAGCTGGAGTTTCCTGGACT CTACTTCAGCTGACCGGTTTTATCGCATAGACAAGGCTCAG GAGCATCTGCACTTTGTGACTGAAATTTGCCAGGATGAGGTTTTTATCTTGGACCACGAGGCCCCACCTTTGATCCAGGTACAAGTACCTGGAATGCCAGACGTGGTGGTGGAACCCAGCTCCAGGTCAGAATCAGCCCAGATGTCATTTATaccttttctttctgtttctgcAAAAACAAATGATGTTTACTTATTTTCTTTGCTATTGTTTCCTTATTGCAGCGTTCCCCTGACTTTAGAGGAACAAG CTCTTTTATCCGCTGCAACCAAAGGAGATCTGCCAATG GTGTCGAGTTCTTGCAGCAGTGGGGTCAGTTTGTTAGTACGGGACTCTGTGGGCTGCACTGCTTTGCACCTGGCTGCTCAACATGGCCACACTGAGCTAGTGAGTTTCATTCTTGAACACG GTTCAAAGCTGATGTTGGATTTAACTGAAAGAGAAAC AGGTGACACGGCACTTCACAGAGCAGCTTCCCAACAACATCATGAGGTGTGCAGACATCTGCTGGAGGCGGGGGCTTCCCTCAACAAAACAAACTTCCTG GGGAAAACTCCTAAGGACTGTGCCCTGGATGTAGGGAACTCTGAGCTGGCATCATTCCTGGAGAGCCAACTGTTAGATCAGCCCACTGCACATGAGGATCTGGAAACGGCTGTATGA
- the LOC127638991 gene encoding diacylglycerol kinase iota-like isoform X2: protein MMDPLADRRTSQAERCSRGAAGGELADDQPRGCGRDTAIGGSDRLSSLVDMEDSLEEKLKGLAFRKQISYRKAISRSGLQHLGPSQNPFPDLSNGPAKELRTSMDWSENAVNGDHLWLETNCSGDLCYLGEETCVVKSASAPRRKCAACKIVVHTACIEELDKINFRCKPTFREGGSRCFRDNEPLLAHLHVTRCVCLRQQNVLRHHWVHRRRQEGKCRHCGKSFPQKFFYSKEIVAISCSWCKQAFHNKVTCFMLHQIEEPCSLGAHAGVIIPPSWIIKVKKPQSSIKNSTRRKKRTSFKRRTSKKGTDESKWRPFMLKPLPSPLMKPVLVFVNPKSGGNQGTKLLQMFMWILNPRQVFDLSQGGPREALELYRKVPNLRILACGGDGTVGWILSALDELQMNPQPPVAVLPLGTGNDLARTLNWGGGYTDEPVSKILCQVEDGTVVQLDRWNLQVEGLSVQPEEGTQKLPLNVFNNYFSLGFDAHVTLEFHESREANPEKFNSRFRNKMFYAGAAFSDFLQRSSRDLSKHVRVLCDGTDLTPKIQELKFQCIVFLNIPRYCAGTMPWGNTGDHRDFEPQRHDDGCIEVIGFTMASLAALQVGGHGERLHQCREVVLTTFKTLPVQVDGEPCRLAPSTLRISLRNQANMVQKSKRRTSVPLLNDIQKVCAADLRRLSAPPDSFSVPHAVPERLRLRVNRICLHEYESMQFDKERLRDISTPVGIVVVRGDCDLETCRLYIDRLQEDLNQAPSTGHRVHYQDETTSLPRPSSAHRLSPSWSFLDSTSADRFYRIDKAQEHLHFVTEICQDEVFILDHEAPPLIQVQVPGMPDVVVEPSSRSESAQMSFIPFLSVSAKTNDVYLFSLLLFPYCSVPLTLEEQALLSAATKGDLPMVSSSCSSGVSLLVRDSVGCTALHLAAQHGHTELVSFILEHGSKLMLDLTERETGDTALHRAASQQHHEVCRHLLEAGASLNKTNFLGKTPKDCALDVGNSELASFLESQLLDQPTAHEDLETAV, encoded by the exons gaAAGCCATCTCACGGTCGGGCCTCCAGCATTTGGGCCCATCCCAGAACCCTTTCCCTGACCTGAGCAATGGACCAGCCAAGGAGCTCCGCACCAGCATGGACTGGAGT GAGAACGCAGTGAATGGAGACCACCTGTGGCTGGAGACAAACTGCTCCGGGGACCTCTGTTACCTGGGCGAGGAGACGTGCGTGGTCAAGAGTGCA TCTGCTCCCCGGAGGAAGTGTGCAGCCTGTAAGATCGTCGTCCATACTGCCTGTATTGAGGAGCTTGACAAG ATCAACTTCCGCTGCAAACCCACCTTTAGAGAAGGCGGCTCACGATGCTTTAGAGAT AATGAACCCTTGTTGGCACATTTACATGTGACCCGTTGTGTCTGTTTGCGACAGCAGAATGTATTGCGACATCACTGGGTTCACCGACGGCGGCAGGAGGGGAAGTGTCGTCATTGCGGCAAA AGTTTTCCACAGAAGTTCTTCTACAGTAAGGAAATTGTTGCCATCAGTTGTTCCTGGTGCAAGCAGGCA TTCCACAACAAGGTGACGTGCTTCATGCTGCATCAGATCGAGGAGCCGTGTTCGCTGGGAGCTCACGCCGGGGTCATCATCCCTCCTTCCTGGATCATCAAAGTCAAGAAACCGCAG AGCTCAATTAAAAACTCTACTCGAAGGAAAAAGCGGACGTCGTTCAAAAGAAGAACCAGCAAAAAGGGCACAGAT GAATCAAAATGGCGCCCATTCATGTTGAAGCCACTGCCCTCCCCACTGATGAAACCAGTGCTGGTGTTTGTCAACCCCAAGAGTGGAGGAAACCAG GGGACTAAGCTGCTACAGATGTTCATGTGGATTTTGAACCCTCGGCAGGTGTTTGATCTGTCTCAGGGTGGACCGAGAGAAGC GTTGGAATTATACAGGAAAGTGCCAAATCTTCGCATCCTTGCCTGTGGAGGAGATGGAAcg GTGGGCTGGATTCTTTCAGCTTTAGATGAACTACAAATGAATCCACAACCTCCTGTAGCTGTGCTTCCTCTTGGTACAGGAAATGACTTGGCCAGGACACTCAACTGGGGCGGG GGTTATACAGATGAGCCGGTGTCTAAGATCTTGTGTCAGGTGGAGGACGGTACCGTTGTCCAATTGGACCGATGGAATCTGCAGGTGGAGGGCTTGTCTGTACAGCCGGAGGAGGGAACGCAGAAG CTTCCTCTCAATGTGTTCAATAATTACTTCAGCCTCGGCTTTGATGCTCATGTGACGCTGGAGTTCCACGAGTCGAGAG AAGCCAACCCCGAGAAATTCAACAGTCGCTTCCGTAACAAGATGTTCTATGCAGGG GCTGCTTTCTCTGACTTTCTCCAGCGGAGCTCCAGGGACCTGTCGAAGCATGTCAGAGTGTTG TGCGATGGCACAGATCTCACACCCAAGATTCAAGAGCTGAAGTTCCAGTGCATCGTCTTCTTGAATATTCCCAG GTACTGTGCTGGCACCATGCCTTGGGGCAACACAGGTGACCACAGAGATTTCGAACCTCAGAGACATGACGACGGGTGCATCGAGGTGATCGGGTTCACTATGGCCTCCCTG GCGGCGCTGCAGGTGGGCGGTCACGGTGAACGTCTCCATCAGTGCAGGGAGGTCGTCCTCACCACCTTCAAGACGCTGCCCGTGCAGGTGGATGGCGAGCCGTGTCGCCTTGCGCCCTCCACACTGCGCATATCACTGCGGAACCAGGCCAATATGGTGCAGAAAAGCAAGAGACGCACATCTGTGCCTCTGCTGAACGA CATTCAGAAAGTGTGCGCAGCTGACCTGCGCCGTCTCTCTGCTCCCCCCGATTCCTTCTCTGT CCCACATGCAGTCCCTGAACGTCTGCGACTACGTGTGAACCGCATCTGCCTGCACGAATATGAGAGCATGCAATTCGACAAGGAGCGACTGCGGGACATCT CTACTCCAGTTGGCATCGTGGTGGTAAGAGGAGACTGCGACCTAGAAACATGTCGACTCTACATTGACAGACTGCAGGAG GATTTGAATCAAGCGCCCTCTACTGGCCACAGAGTGCATTACCAG gATGAGACCACAAGCTTGCCACGGCCTAGTTCGGCACACAGACTTTCCCCCAGCTGGAGTTTCCTGGACT CTACTTCAGCTGACCGGTTTTATCGCATAGACAAGGCTCAG GAGCATCTGCACTTTGTGACTGAAATTTGCCAGGATGAGGTTTTTATCTTGGACCACGAGGCCCCACCTTTGATCCAGGTACAAGTACCTGGAATGCCAGACGTGGTGGTGGAACCCAGCTCCAGGTCAGAATCAGCCCAGATGTCATTTATaccttttctttctgtttctgcAAAAACAAATGATGTTTACTTATTTTCTTTGCTATTGTTTCCTTATTGCAGCGTTCCCCTGACTTTAGAGGAACAAG CTCTTTTATCCGCTGCAACCAAAGGAGATCTGCCAATG GTGTCGAGTTCTTGCAGCAGTGGGGTCAGTTTGTTAGTACGGGACTCTGTGGGCTGCACTGCTTTGCACCTGGCTGCTCAACATGGCCACACTGAGCTAGTGAGTTTCATTCTTGAACACG GTTCAAAGCTGATGTTGGATTTAACTGAAAGAGAAAC AGGTGACACGGCACTTCACAGAGCAGCTTCCCAACAACATCATGAGGTGTGCAGACATCTGCTGGAGGCGGGGGCTTCCCTCAACAAAACAAACTTCCTG GGGAAAACTCCTAAGGACTGTGCCCTGGATGTAGGGAACTCTGAGCTGGCATCATTCCTGGAGAGCCAACTGTTAGATCAGCCCACTGCACATGAGGATCTGGAAACGGCTGTATGA
- the LOC127638991 gene encoding diacylglycerol kinase iota-like isoform X12: protein MMDPLADRRTSQAERCSRGAAGGELADDQPRGCGRDTAIGGSDRLSSLVDMEDSLEEKLKGLAFRKQISYRKAISRSGLQHLGPSQNPFPDLSNGPAKELRTSMDWSENAVNGDHLWLETNCSGDLCYLGEETCVVKSAKSAPRRKCAACKIVVHTACIEELDKINFRCKPTFREGGSRCFRDNVLRHHWVHRRRQEGKCRHCGKSFPQKFFYSKEIVAISCSWCKQAFHNKVTCFMLHQIEEPCSLGAHAGVIIPPSWIIKVKKPQSSIKNSTRRKKRTSFKRRTSKKGTDESKWRPFMLKPLPSPLMKPVLVFVNPKSGGNQGTKLLQMFMWILNPRQVFDLSQGGPREALELYRKVPNLRILACGGDGTVGWILSALDELQMNPQPPVAVLPLGTGNDLARTLNWGGGYTDEPVSKILCQVEDGTVVQLDRWNLQVEGLSVQPEEGTQKLPLNVFNNYFSLGFDAHVTLEFHESREANPEKFNSRFRNKMFYAGAAFSDFLQRSSRDLSKHVRVLCDGTDLTPKIQELKFQCIVFLNIPRYCAGTMPWGNTGDHRDFEPQRHDDGCIEVIGFTMASLAALQVGGHGERLHQCREVVLTTFKTLPVQVDGEPCRLAPSTLRISLRNQANMVQKSKRRTSVPLLNDPHAVPERLRLRVNRICLHEYESMQFDKERLRDISTPVGIVVVRGDCDLETCRLYIDRLQEDLNQAPSTGHRVHYQDETTSLPRPSSAHRLSPSWSFLDSTSADRFYRIDKAQEHLHFVTEICQDEVFILDHEAPPLIQVQVPGMPDVVVEPSSRSESAQMSFIPFLSVSAKTNDVYLFSLLLFPYCSVPLTLEEQALLSAATKGDLPMVSSSCSSGVSLLVRDSVGCTALHLAAQHGHTELVSFILEHGSKLMLDLTERETGDTALHRAASQQHHEVCRHLLEAGASLNKTNFLGKTPKDCALDVGNSELASFLESQLLDQPTAHEDLETAV from the exons gaAAGCCATCTCACGGTCGGGCCTCCAGCATTTGGGCCCATCCCAGAACCCTTTCCCTGACCTGAGCAATGGACCAGCCAAGGAGCTCCGCACCAGCATGGACTGGAGT GAGAACGCAGTGAATGGAGACCACCTGTGGCTGGAGACAAACTGCTCCGGGGACCTCTGTTACCTGGGCGAGGAGACGTGCGTGGTCAAGAGTGCA AAGTCTGCTCCCCGGAGGAAGTGTGCAGCCTGTAAGATCGTCGTCCATACTGCCTGTATTGAGGAGCTTGACAAG ATCAACTTCCGCTGCAAACCCACCTTTAGAGAAGGCGGCTCACGATGCTTTAGAGAT AATGTATTGCGACATCACTGGGTTCACCGACGGCGGCAGGAGGGGAAGTGTCGTCATTGCGGCAAA AGTTTTCCACAGAAGTTCTTCTACAGTAAGGAAATTGTTGCCATCAGTTGTTCCTGGTGCAAGCAGGCA TTCCACAACAAGGTGACGTGCTTCATGCTGCATCAGATCGAGGAGCCGTGTTCGCTGGGAGCTCACGCCGGGGTCATCATCCCTCCTTCCTGGATCATCAAAGTCAAGAAACCGCAG AGCTCAATTAAAAACTCTACTCGAAGGAAAAAGCGGACGTCGTTCAAAAGAAGAACCAGCAAAAAGGGCACAGAT GAATCAAAATGGCGCCCATTCATGTTGAAGCCACTGCCCTCCCCACTGATGAAACCAGTGCTGGTGTTTGTCAACCCCAAGAGTGGAGGAAACCAG GGGACTAAGCTGCTACAGATGTTCATGTGGATTTTGAACCCTCGGCAGGTGTTTGATCTGTCTCAGGGTGGACCGAGAGAAGC GTTGGAATTATACAGGAAAGTGCCAAATCTTCGCATCCTTGCCTGTGGAGGAGATGGAAcg GTGGGCTGGATTCTTTCAGCTTTAGATGAACTACAAATGAATCCACAACCTCCTGTAGCTGTGCTTCCTCTTGGTACAGGAAATGACTTGGCCAGGACACTCAACTGGGGCGGG GGTTATACAGATGAGCCGGTGTCTAAGATCTTGTGTCAGGTGGAGGACGGTACCGTTGTCCAATTGGACCGATGGAATCTGCAGGTGGAGGGCTTGTCTGTACAGCCGGAGGAGGGAACGCAGAAG CTTCCTCTCAATGTGTTCAATAATTACTTCAGCCTCGGCTTTGATGCTCATGTGACGCTGGAGTTCCACGAGTCGAGAG AAGCCAACCCCGAGAAATTCAACAGTCGCTTCCGTAACAAGATGTTCTATGCAGGG GCTGCTTTCTCTGACTTTCTCCAGCGGAGCTCCAGGGACCTGTCGAAGCATGTCAGAGTGTTG TGCGATGGCACAGATCTCACACCCAAGATTCAAGAGCTGAAGTTCCAGTGCATCGTCTTCTTGAATATTCCCAG GTACTGTGCTGGCACCATGCCTTGGGGCAACACAGGTGACCACAGAGATTTCGAACCTCAGAGACATGACGACGGGTGCATCGAGGTGATCGGGTTCACTATGGCCTCCCTG GCGGCGCTGCAGGTGGGCGGTCACGGTGAACGTCTCCATCAGTGCAGGGAGGTCGTCCTCACCACCTTCAAGACGCTGCCCGTGCAGGTGGATGGCGAGCCGTGTCGCCTTGCGCCCTCCACACTGCGCATATCACTGCGGAACCAGGCCAATATGGTGCAGAAAAGCAAGAGACGCACATCTGTGCCTCTGCTGAACGA CCCACATGCAGTCCCTGAACGTCTGCGACTACGTGTGAACCGCATCTGCCTGCACGAATATGAGAGCATGCAATTCGACAAGGAGCGACTGCGGGACATCT CTACTCCAGTTGGCATCGTGGTGGTAAGAGGAGACTGCGACCTAGAAACATGTCGACTCTACATTGACAGACTGCAGGAG GATTTGAATCAAGCGCCCTCTACTGGCCACAGAGTGCATTACCAG gATGAGACCACAAGCTTGCCACGGCCTAGTTCGGCACACAGACTTTCCCCCAGCTGGAGTTTCCTGGACT CTACTTCAGCTGACCGGTTTTATCGCATAGACAAGGCTCAG GAGCATCTGCACTTTGTGACTGAAATTTGCCAGGATGAGGTTTTTATCTTGGACCACGAGGCCCCACCTTTGATCCAGGTACAAGTACCTGGAATGCCAGACGTGGTGGTGGAACCCAGCTCCAGGTCAGAATCAGCCCAGATGTCATTTATaccttttctttctgtttctgcAAAAACAAATGATGTTTACTTATTTTCTTTGCTATTGTTTCCTTATTGCAGCGTTCCCCTGACTTTAGAGGAACAAG CTCTTTTATCCGCTGCAACCAAAGGAGATCTGCCAATG GTGTCGAGTTCTTGCAGCAGTGGGGTCAGTTTGTTAGTACGGGACTCTGTGGGCTGCACTGCTTTGCACCTGGCTGCTCAACATGGCCACACTGAGCTAGTGAGTTTCATTCTTGAACACG GTTCAAAGCTGATGTTGGATTTAACTGAAAGAGAAAC AGGTGACACGGCACTTCACAGAGCAGCTTCCCAACAACATCATGAGGTGTGCAGACATCTGCTGGAGGCGGGGGCTTCCCTCAACAAAACAAACTTCCTG GGGAAAACTCCTAAGGACTGTGCCCTGGATGTAGGGAACTCTGAGCTGGCATCATTCCTGGAGAGCCAACTGTTAGATCAGCCCACTGCACATGAGGATCTGGAAACGGCTGTATGA